The genomic stretch AGGAATTGAAATCTAAGCTGATGGTGAACTTTGATCCACTGAGGTGCTTTATTAGTGAAATTGAGGTATGAGCTACCCCCGAGTCCCCGACGTTTTCACTTGGACATTGCTTCGCTTCTTTTCTGTTTCAAATTGGTTACAGTTGTTGCTTTTCTGCAGAGAGAATTTCCAGACACGTTCAAGATCTGGTATGACTCGTTGGGTGGTGATGCCATCGGTCTCACTTGGGGAAAAGCTAGTTCAAAGGTATGCAGAATACAATATATTAAACTTCTTTAACTTCTCATCGCTGTTTACCATCCTAATCCTTGTGTTGTCTGCTCCAGAAACGAGGAAGGGATTCCATGGCTGAGGGCGAAGATCCACTTGATCTACTGAAATCTGTTGGTGAAGTTGGTAAAGGCTTTGTGAGAAGTATTCATTTCCTTAAAGCCCGAAAATTAAGCCAATgaaacagtttcacttttgtagAAGTTGATCATTATGTGTAATATCAGTATTTTGATGATTAGTGTTTCTATTCAAACACTGCAAAATTTTGGCCAACTGACTTTCAAAGGACAACAGATAGTTGCCGCATTGCATTGCGGCAGAACATGTATATAATTTCTTGAGAGGaatccttttttctttttcagtttTAAGATCATCATTGTCTACGGCTTCAAAGACTGATAGAACTTAGAGTTGCAATCAAATCAAACAAGTTTTTGAGACGAAAATGTAAATAGCGACGATGATCATTTGTCAATGGACTTTGCGACGAACAGGTAAACAGCGACGCCAATACGAGATCCATCCAATGGAGGATCGTTATGTATGATCTCAACATCAAACACCTTTTTAGCCTTCTTGAAGAACGCCGATTCCTTCTTCCATCTCCTCAGATGAGCCATTACGAACGCCGTCTTCCTTTCGCCGCCTAACAGGAAGAATCTCAGAGTTTTGAGCAGAGGATCATAGAGATGATCGTGATACACTACATCAGATCCCAGCAATAGATCATACTCTCTCCCAATGGCTTCCATGTCCTTCATTTCCCCCCAGGAAAGAGCCGCCACGTCAACAGCGCCGCCGTTGTTTTCCAGGACTCCGGAGTTTAGGTCAACGTTGAATTGAATGTTGGGGAGGACGTGAGGGAGATCCGTGACGGTAACGCTAGCCCCCAGTGTCGCCGCCGCGGCTATTCCCACCACGCCAGTGCCGGAACCGAGCTCCAGTATACGGACGCGCTTTCCCGCGAGGAAGGCGGAGAGGCTAGGGTGAAGGTGAAAGCGGCCGTCGAGGAGGTTAACGAGAGTGGCGGCGGCGGGCCAGAGCTGGAAGGAAAGGCCTTGAGAAGGGAGCTGCCTGATGGATATGGCGGACTGGATTGATTGCAGATTGTAGAGTTGATTTTGAAGAGGAACTGATTCGTTGTTGCCTTCTTCACTTCGGAGGAGCATTGTGAAGGGGTTGACCTCGTCGGAATCTTCTCCGTCATGGGGGTTGTTACTCTGGTCAGTCATGGTCGCTCCGTCGGCGCTCGATTTGACGCTACGATTGCGGCGCTCGTCTTAAACCCAATGGGTCTTGCTGAACCCTCAACAAGTAAGTAAACGTCTGTGGGGTCGTGGACTCGTGGGGCttctattttccttttaaaaataaaattactatccTGCCTCCCCCGCCATAGGGAAATTTACTATTGACTAAAAACATCTCAAACCTTACTaaaaatcttgtggtctagCGGCTCTCCTCAGTGAAAACAATATTAGCTCTTTGTGATGTGGTACTTTGAAAGCGAAAACAAAAAAAGACATGCACGTAGCATTAAATAGCAATGAGTTAgtcatttaaatttaatttttaatatatttatgctcaacaatatttacaaattttaaaacattttgctTACACGATGCTCTAATTAATTTAGAGAAAAAGTGtagtcaaaatttttaaaacatttttccatttactccgtattaataaAATCATCAATATGTAATGAAACATGTAATCATAGTAGAAAAACATGTAAAGTATCATACTCAACTTAATTGAACAACAACGAATAAATGGTTCCATGGTCTAGTGGTCAGGACATTGGACTCTGAATCCAGTAACCCGAGTTCAAATCTCGGTGGAACCTTTTGCTTCCATACTAGACACTCTCATGAAAAGCAATATTTTCATTCAACtgtttaaattgaaaaaagaaaagaacaaatgGCTCCATGGTCTAGTGGTCAGGACATTGGACTCTGAATCCAGTAACCCGAGTTCAAATCTCGGTGGAACCTTTTGCCACCATACAGTtaatacttattttattttattagaaaaaaatataatatatatatggatgagtcAAGATGTGTCGTGTCAGGCAACGGTACGTGTAGAGTTAACAGCATTGCCGCGTCTTATGTGTCAATGATCCATTGGTCATTCagttgacaaaaaaaaaaagacgacgAAGCATCCTCTCCTCTCCAAAGCTTCACGATTCAGAGTGCCCGTGAACCCAGCCTAACAAGGAAGAGGactgagaagaagaagaagaagatgacgCTAGGGCTGATCAATGCGAACCCGGTGGTTCACGCGAAGAAGGAGCGAGTTGCTCGCTCCGAAGATCCCCACGCAGAAGACGCAGTTGATCCTCTGGAAATCTATGATATCCTCTCTCGGATTCTGTGTTTACTTAAGCTGATCAATTATTCGCCTAATTTTGCGTTTTGTTTTTAGAAAATTAGCTGCGATTGACTTGAATTGAACCGAGAATCCTTAACCTGGAATGGATACATTTTGTGAGGGATATAAGGGATCCGGAGCATCCGTATTCTCTGGAGCAGCTCAGTGTGCTCTCCGAGGAGTCAATTACTGTTGATGAGAAACTCGGCCGCATTTTGTAAGTTTTACTACCACTATCCTAGACCTTCTATTTCTAATTTGTAAGCTATTGCGGTTCTGATCACCGTTTGGAACTTTTTGATTCTGCTCTGCTTCACTTCGCTGTGTGTTTTGCGTGATCTTGTCATTGTGATTTGTTGAATCTTCtcaaattcattaatcaaaatagtGCCCTGGACTTCTATTACTGCAACAATTGCATCTCTACTAGACTGCAAAGTTAATTGATCTGGATTTAGAAAGATATCacaaaaaaactttttttttttttttaaattcctgCAAAATTAATTAGGGGAAAGACAAGTGAAGGAAATGGAAACCGTTAACTCATCCCAATTGTTGATTGTCCTGCAATGATGCATGTCAACATATATTCGATTAATACAAATGCAGGAGCCGTTATTGTATAGTGATAATTGAAGTATGTGCTCTAAcgcaactaaaagcctaaactgatagttggattgcacatttatgcttatatattatatatgatcaACAATGATACTTTCTGTGTGGGCTGTCCAATCTCCTTGTGTGGGGGGCTGTTCAATCTTCTCTGAACTATTCCGATTTTATTTTATCAGATGTTCCAAAAAGACATGTTCTTGTATATGGATCCATTCCTAATGTAGGACAATAGTATTGAAAAATCATCTTAAATACCAAATGTAAGGAACAGTTTATCTGATGTGGTTCTATGCATTACAAGTGCTCAGTTTTATATGTTACCATACTTTGTAGGATAACTTTCACACCAACCATCCAGCATTGCAGTATGGCAACTGTAATTGGCCTGTGCTTGAGAGAGAAACTGAAGAATTGTTTCCCTCCACATTATAAGGTTGTGTTATAAACCTCTACATAAACTGGCAGCTCTATTGTTTGGTCCATTTGCAGTTTCAGGGACAGGGTCATATAAACCATAATGCTGCTTTGTATTGCAGTTCTGTTTCAATATCATGAAATATGTGAACTCATTACTCTTTTAAATTTATGCTCTCTCAGGTAGATATAAAAGTGGCTCCTGGATCTCATGCTGATGAAGAATCAGGTGAATTTGAACATACCTCAGAATGCATGTGATATATCTAATTGCGGGTGTTGCTTAATTGCTTATCTTGAGAGCGAGATACAAAATGAACTTCATGCATCATAAGACAAAATtggcaacaatggaattctatAGTAATACTAAATGCATGCTTAACACTTGAAAAGAGAAGTTCCCCAATCCACCAATCACTACATCTTAGGCCACACAGTCTACTATTATCAAACTCTTAACATtcttttatgaattatgatgcaGTAAATAAGCAGTTAAACGATAAGGAAAGAATTGCTGCTGCACTGGAGATCCCAAACCTTCGCCAACTTGTTGACGAGTGCCTTTACTCAAGCGAAATTTAATCTATGGCAGTGTATTATATCGACAGCCCTGTTTAGCCCTTGTGTAAGCATCGAGAACCAGAACATGTTTCATACATGTAATTGGAGAGTCTCAGCCAGTTTGTTGTACTTCACTGTTTGCATTATATCTGTAGTAGTGTATAAAACTGAAACCAGCTGAAGCTTATGTAGGTTCTTGAACGAAATTGGCATCTTTTGCTTGCAATCTTACTCGGTTACTAGAGGAATAAAAACCTAAAGAATCAAAATGTTATACCACTGTAAGGATTTTACACACATCACTTCTACATGCTCAGTTTTCAGGTTAGGCAATACAAACTGGCTCCGGCTCGGCATTGCTCAAGTGGTCCTTAGCATCGTGGCAGTGTACATCATCAAATCCCCAAAATTTTGCAGTCTTTACATCCTCCTGTGTCATCAACCTCGAGAATTCTTCATGATCATATATCAAGGTGGTTTTCCCCCCAAACTCTCTGGGAAGGTTTTCAGAATCAAAAAAGGTTTTCATGACCTCCATACTATCTTGATTATTTGGGTACACAAATCTTATCTTCTGGAATGTTTTTGGATCCACAAAGTACTTTACAATCTGCAGAAATGGATGCAAAATCATTTGTCAATGAATTTGGCACAGTACCAAAACTGGGATACCACAATTGACCAAAGCAGCActttaattacttattttattATCAGTTTTGTAGCAAATGAGCAATCACCTTCCAGAATGTCTCAAAAATTCCTGGTGGGCTATAAAGAACTACTAATGCTAGCCTTTCTGGGTAGTGGTTCTGCAATAAGTAGGTGATGTCTCGTGCTGTTTTAATGGGAACACTCTTTCTCAGTGACCAACCATTGAAATCAACCAACCATGTCATCTGTTCTTGGCCCTCTGGCAGGTTCATGATGGCTTTCTCCATCAGATACACTAGATGACGAGCCTGGCCTTCTGCAGATGATGTGTTCTGTCCCAAACATTCAAACAatattttaaccaaaaaaaaaaaactaccatgCAAACACTagtgttttttgttgttttttttcttcttttctcatCTCTCTCTTCCACTAAtacaaaatttagaaaaaaatttatcaaaaaacttTGTTGGTGATGCTCTTATACTCGAGGTAAGAAAACACTAATGACCGTGTACACTTCAAATTTTCTATCTGCCTAAGATAAGAGGTGTACCTGCTTCCCAGGCCTCATTATGAGTACAGTCCTCCCCTGCCGGTCATGAAAATTGGATATGGATGCTTTACCAGTTTCTCCTTCGTGTGCCACTTCATGCTGATATGACATCAAAGGGAAAGATCATGATCATAAGAATTATCAatctaataaaaacaaaaaatgagttAATGGCATTTGGGGTCTCCGAATATAGTGATTTTGCACGTTTAatcctaaactttcaagttaattatccatgatccttcaacttttaaattttaaccgAGTACTTTCAACTTTCTAGTTAATCATCTGTGGtcctttaattttcaaattgtaACCAATGTCCTTTCAGAAGCATCATTACTGGTTAAAATTTGAACGTTGAAGGACCTTAGttaattgaaagttgaaggacagCCAATGATTAACTTTCGTGACAAAACCACCGAAATGGGGtaactctttaaaaaagaaaacctGGCCTGTTGCAGGAGTATCTGCAAAATATCTGAATAGCTGATTCAACAGTGTTTTGCTTCATTTCTCTTGAAGATCAGAAACATGAATGAAGCCCAGAAAGACAAATGAAAGATGTAAATGAATGGCAGCTTACCCAACGGATTTCTTCTGGTTTATAAGTTGATCTCCATTTGAGCGTTTCCTCCAACATTTTCTTTGCCTGCTCCACATCCCAATTTCTTGCCTCCAAATATAGCCTTATACATGCATCATTGCAAAACTTCAAGCTCCTCCCCGTTAGAGCTCCAATGGTAGCCCTCAATTCCCTCATCTGTATTCATTAAGAGATTCAGTACATTTCTCCTGCATAAACCTTCACAACTTCACAACTTCCATTACTACTGCTTATAAGAAGAAAATTGATAGGATAACCCAGCCAAGTTAATCAAACTGCTAATTTTATAACTGTAAAGTTTCAAATTCAATTCACAGTCAAATCGATTTATAAACCGGTCAGCTATAGGTAATTAGGCTGGCTTAATTAACTCGAAGAAATTAAAACTTATCAAAACAAAACCTCTTCTTATGATCTTTAACCTTTCTTGATTATCTAGTGTACATCTAATACATACAAGCGTGCAAGAATGTCAATAACTCGATcaggaacatatatatatatatatatatatcagatcAAAGTGGCCCCAATCATTTTCTTGTTACCTTTGCATCCTTTTCAGCAGATTCAGTTTCCTTATCACTGTGAG from Ipomoea triloba cultivar NCNSP0323 chromosome 12, ASM357664v1 encodes the following:
- the LOC116000410 gene encoding phosphatidylinositol transfer protein 3-like: MFWRKASHSDKETESAEKDAKMRELRATIGALTGRSLKFCNDACIRLYLEARNWDVEQAKKMLEETLKWRSTYKPEEIRWHEVAHEGETGKASISNFHDRQGRTVLIMRPGKQNTSSAEGQARHLVYLMEKAIMNLPEGQEQMTWLVDFNGWSLRKSVPIKTARDITYLLQNHYPERLALVVLYSPPGIFETFWKIVKYFVDPKTFQKIRFVYPNNQDSMEVMKTFFDSENLPREFGGKTTLIYDHEEFSRLMTQEDVKTAKFWGFDDVHCHDAKDHLSNAEPEPVCIA
- the LOC116000412 gene encoding protein AE7-like 1 → MTLGLINANPVVHAKKERVARSEDPHAEDAVDPLEIYDFVRDIRDPEHPYSLEQLSVLSEESITVDEKLGRILITFTPTIQHCSMATVIGLCLREKLKNCFPPHYKVDIKVAPGSHADEESVNKQLNDKERIAAALEIPNLRQLVDECLYSSEI
- the LOC115999716 gene encoding protein N-lysine methyltransferase METTL21A-like, coding for MTDQSNNPHDGEDSDEVNPFTMLLRSEEGNNESVPLQNQLYNLQSIQSAISIRQLPSQGLSFQLWPAAATLVNLLDGRFHLHPSLSAFLAGKRVRILELGSGTGVVGIAAAATLGASVTVTDLPHVLPNIQFNVDLNSGVLENNGGAVDVAALSWGEMKDMEAIGREYDLLLGSDVVYHDHLYDPLLKTLRFFLLGGERKTAFVMAHLRRWKKESAFFKKAKKVFDVEIIHNDPPLDGSRIGVAVYLFVAKSIDK